In one window of Polypterus senegalus isolate Bchr_013 unplaced genomic scaffold, ASM1683550v1 scaffold_3864, whole genome shotgun sequence DNA:
- the LOC120519834 gene encoding integrin alpha-L-like: protein CTKHNVDLVFLVDSSGSLRNADFINSKSFIIDIMKNMSSTSIQFAAVQFSSDVRTEFNFSRYQAIRDPEKLLTNMQHMMLQTNTHKALNYTIGNLLYNTQYGAKEKATKVLLIITDGDSTDFDKDYDYVTKRLDEKHVIRYAIGVGSVNIKNLKSLASEPKDSNTFYVNDYKGLRRILDNMQDRIYNVEDEKTKCWSFVNEMSQSGFSVAYAK, encoded by the exons AATGCACCAAACACAACGTTGACCTTGTATTTCTGGTTGATAGCTCTGGAAGTCTTAGAAATGCTGATTTCATAAACAGCAAGAGTTTCATCATTGACATCATGAAGAATATGAGCAGCACTTCCATTCAG TTTGCTGCAGTGCAGTTCTCTTCGGATGTTCGCACAGAGTTCAATTTTTCCAGATATCAGGCAATTAGAGATCCGGAGAAACTCCTGACCAATATGCAGCATATGATGCTGCAAACCAACACACACAAAGCCTTGAATTACACAAT TGGAAATCTGCTGTACAACACCCAATATGGAGCAAAAGAGAAAGCGACCAAAGTGCTGCTGATCATCACAGACGGGGACAGCACTGACTTTGACAAAGATTACGATTACGTGACCAAACGTCTGGACGAAAAACACGTCATCAGATACGCCATTGGG GTTGGCTCTGTGAACATCAAAAATCTGAAGAGCCTGGCTTCTGAACCCAAAGACAGCAACACCTTCTACGTTAACGACTACAAAGGGCTCAGACGTATCCTGGACAACATGCAGGATAGAATCTACAACGTGGAAG ATGAGAAGACAAAATGCTGGTCCTTTGTAAACGAGATGTCGCAGAGTGGGTTCAGCGTGGCATATGCCAAG